From a region of the Microbacterium sp. nov. GSS16 genome:
- a CDS encoding DUF58 domain-containing protein, which produces MSFSTESRITRAAARTSTSTRTSTVTRYATTTQRGTVRGAVSGARRALRALGRAGRLAGAWAQETVTAAGALVVAAVVLGAVAGLAVGWVEAWAVAAIALTLLVLCVPFVLGAHDYRIGLVLDRDRVVAGSEIAATLDVQNHGSRLSLPGVVDVPVGDGLIEAHVPLLRPGAQHGEELTIAAHHRGVIDVGPMTITRGDPIGLLRRELSWPEVQRIHVHPVTVAIPSTAAGLIRDLEGTPSSTLTDADLSFHAVREYVVGDSQRHVHWKSTAKTGRLMVRQYEESRHARIAVLLDLAADSYDGDDEFENTVSAAASLALQGVFEGRDVLFAVSGVISDHGATTTQSIRTLSTLTPRTLLDGTSTLDLADDVMRLEAVAALTAQAYPDLSIAFLLTGSQVPTGRLRHAAVRLPAAASAVAVRSELGAEPTLRNARELSVLTLGALGDLPRMLARGALR; this is translated from the coding sequence GTGAGCTTCAGCACCGAATCGCGGATCACGAGGGCGGCGGCTCGCACGAGCACGTCCACTCGCACCTCCACGGTCACGCGGTACGCCACCACGACGCAGCGCGGCACCGTCCGAGGTGCGGTGTCCGGCGCGCGCCGCGCGCTGCGGGCCCTCGGCCGCGCGGGGCGTCTGGCGGGCGCATGGGCGCAGGAGACGGTCACGGCGGCCGGCGCGCTCGTCGTCGCCGCAGTCGTGCTCGGGGCAGTCGCGGGCCTCGCGGTCGGCTGGGTGGAGGCGTGGGCGGTCGCCGCCATCGCCCTCACTCTGCTCGTGCTGTGCGTGCCGTTCGTGCTCGGCGCGCACGACTACCGCATCGGGCTCGTGCTCGACCGGGATCGCGTGGTGGCCGGATCCGAGATCGCAGCGACCCTCGATGTGCAGAACCACGGCTCGCGCCTGTCGTTGCCCGGCGTCGTCGACGTGCCGGTCGGCGACGGGCTGATCGAGGCGCACGTGCCGCTGCTGCGGCCCGGCGCACAGCACGGCGAGGAGCTGACGATCGCCGCGCACCATCGCGGGGTGATCGACGTCGGTCCGATGACCATCACCCGCGGAGACCCGATCGGGCTGCTGCGCCGGGAGCTCAGCTGGCCGGAGGTGCAGCGCATTCACGTGCATCCGGTCACCGTCGCCATCCCGAGCACCGCCGCGGGTCTCATCCGCGATCTCGAGGGCACTCCCAGCAGCACCCTCACCGATGCGGATCTGTCGTTCCACGCCGTGCGCGAGTACGTGGTCGGCGATTCGCAGCGCCACGTGCACTGGAAGTCGACCGCGAAGACCGGTCGGCTCATGGTGCGCCAGTACGAGGAGTCGCGCCACGCGCGCATCGCCGTTCTGCTCGATCTCGCTGCCGACTCGTACGACGGCGACGACGAGTTCGAGAACACGGTCAGCGCGGCGGCGTCGCTCGCCCTGCAGGGCGTCTTCGAGGGCCGTGACGTGCTGTTCGCCGTCAGCGGGGTCATCTCAGATCACGGCGCGACGACGACCCAGTCGATCAGGACCCTCTCGACGCTCACGCCGCGGACGCTGCTCGACGGCACCTCGACGCTCGATCTCGCTGACGACGTGATGCGCCTCGAGGCCGTCGCCGCCCTGACCGCGCAGGCCTACCCCGACCTCTCGATCGCCTTCCTGCTCACCGGATCGCAGGTGCCCACCGGCCGGCTCCGGCACGCCGCCGTGCGGCTGCCCGCCGCAGCCTCGGCCGTCGCGGTGCGCAGCGAACTCGGCGCGGAGCCGACGCTGCGCAATGCCCGCGAGCTCTCCGTGCTGACCCTCGGCGCGCTGGGCGACCTGCCGAGGATGCTGGCCAGGGGAGCGCTGCGATGA
- a CDS encoding AAA family ATPase — MTIAPEQASWFSETFSLLSENVEQAILGKRHVIELVLATAVTGGHVLLEDFPGTGKTALARSIAQTVTGTSARIQFTPDLLPGDVTGITVYDQKEGEFEFHAGPVFANIVLADEINRASPKTQSALLEVMEEGTVTVDGVSRAVGSPFLVLATQNPIEQGGTYRLPEAQLDRFMIKTSIGYPDDAATMRILQAAPEPQKKLAPLVGTDTLLTMGEIARSVYVNPLISDYIMRIVDATRRASEVRLGVSVRGALALSRLVMTWAAKNGRTFVTPDDVRELAVVALAHRLVLEPEAEFDGVTAIAVIGQILLDVDPPSENGTA, encoded by the coding sequence ATGACCATCGCCCCCGAACAGGCCTCCTGGTTCTCCGAGACGTTCTCGCTCCTCTCCGAGAACGTCGAGCAGGCGATCCTCGGCAAGCGGCACGTGATCGAGCTCGTCCTCGCGACGGCGGTGACCGGCGGCCACGTGCTGCTCGAGGACTTCCCCGGCACGGGGAAGACGGCACTCGCGCGATCGATCGCGCAGACGGTCACCGGCACGAGCGCCCGGATCCAGTTCACGCCCGACCTGCTGCCGGGCGATGTGACCGGCATCACGGTGTACGACCAGAAGGAGGGCGAGTTCGAGTTCCACGCCGGGCCGGTGTTCGCCAACATCGTGCTCGCCGACGAGATCAACCGCGCGAGCCCGAAGACGCAGTCCGCGCTGCTCGAGGTGATGGAGGAGGGAACGGTCACGGTCGACGGTGTCAGCCGCGCCGTCGGCTCGCCGTTCCTCGTGCTCGCGACGCAGAACCCGATCGAGCAGGGCGGCACGTACCGTTTGCCTGAGGCGCAGCTCGACCGCTTCATGATCAAGACATCGATCGGGTACCCGGACGACGCGGCCACGATGCGGATCCTGCAGGCGGCACCCGAGCCGCAGAAGAAGCTCGCCCCGCTCGTCGGCACCGACACCCTGCTGACCATGGGTGAGATCGCCAGGAGCGTCTACGTCAACCCGCTGATCTCGGACTACATCATGCGCATCGTCGACGCGACCCGACGGGCATCCGAGGTGCGTCTCGGCGTCAGCGTGCGCGGCGCGCTCGCCCTCTCCCGGCTCGTGATGACCTGGGCGGCGAAGAACGGGCGCACCTTCGTCACCCCCGACGACGTGCGGGAGCTCGCCGTCGTCGCGCTCGCCCACCGCCTCGTGCTCGAACCCGAAGCGGAGTTCGACGGGGTCACGGCGATCGCGGTCATCGGGCAGATCCTGCTCGACGTCGACCCGCCGAGCGAGAACGGAACTGCGTGA
- a CDS encoding Ig-like domain-containing protein, giving the protein MARGQAQPTAPARSRGRLIAGIAGAVSVLVVIVLAVTAQGYQAQEVPRLESSVWVLREAGQYARVNTELAEIDTVRSAESPEAVWQSGQSAVLFSQGSRQRWDIDPASPGDLLSDAGEDGAPSASVPTPTGTRQIVSAGSFVAYRADTGQVSVSSLDRGAATALVDPFAEVEVEDGEERPTYVADAIGLSPRGLLAMYSADERAVRLFDIDRHRFIGDASALTRAPEGDADLALTVVGERWALLQPGESRLWIAGRGDPVELDIADDAVMQGGAARGDDVLIADSMGLVSVALRDGDVDRLAQAEGVPAPPVVVGSARHAAWVGAESGTLWSDGDVTALTVPDGVLESADIQPVFRANGDRAVLTEVATGLIWTAPDGRPVPLEQWDVDDETQEQEGRVVVEDVTEQLPPVAVDDAFGVRPGEQVVLPVLLNDHDPNRKDVLTIDASSVEGGLADPAFGELSLVGDGQSLVVDVRATSGQTTFSYAVTDGAAVSQPATVTLTVAADDANTAPVWCGVDACRQEWPSPELLPGGSTIVPVLSGWVDPEGDPFVLSDAFEVDPAAPVMVVPTADGRVAIRHTDPNATDAVIAVTVVVADARGAAADKTLEVRVSGSPAMRAMPVAITARIGEPQTVRIGDHVTGGSGSYRLVDAVQTAATAEGMTVVPNTASGEVEVIVPEAGQYVVTYTAQDTTTQAEQSAVIRITAVDGSASLTMAPLTVFVREGEDTTVDVLGAVQNTSGRVLILAEAVSSTPQLTANVVGNERLRVSGTTADGEPGVIGKATVTVADGSGAAVEGAVTVFLAPPSTVTRPIAFPDAVTVRAGALTRIDVTANDVAPRGEPLLVRPDVSGSGQEGELVFADGGALRYLAPATPGTYRLTYAVSLERSPDLFDSGAVMVTVVPSGTNRAPNPPALTGRVLSGQTVSLTVPTNGVDPDGDRVILAAVEQPERGRGTATISAAGDAIVYRAPAGGVEGGQVTFRYSVRDSQGDEGSGRIRIGVLDARVTDAAPVAYSDYVRVEADSATPVVIHPAANDSDPAQGELEIVDLVPNAPSVAGNPLYARLDALIDRDTSLGDGRIVLRAGEVAGTNSYFYTVRSTRTGSTAQGLIVVSVTDGAVVDQPIVSDTVLTARDRAELASGGIDVLRDRVQWASGEVRSLKLSLWGDADGFTVKGSRIVGTAPERGALVPFQVSGTSPAGRDVAGYGFLHIPAFDDMRVQLKQGIAPVMVDEDASKTFDVREMLDLPASDEVRIDDGPFLAQRRAATCTAGSGTSATYTAGREAPWADTCLVAVRLDGQRTWSYVDVPVGIRPSAPQLVLSSISHTVAPGATTDIDLYAGMASWEGGREGDRSSLEYRIAYSGSSFIVSQKGAVLSVEARADARSGSVEPVTVTVASDGEPTAVLRLVVGAAPPDAPRGATITRQCVVTSGGCSIDVVDVAGEYDPFAGKPGAGLKLVSLSAGARCDIAALSAAGDRAVAVSWPAGGQAPGGQCTVPFTVADAQGRTGGGTLTLDLQGYPQAPASLTTIGFGRSSVELEVALGEAARAHPALTGVTILRDGAPAGAACRAAGSAFRCTVNGLVNGVPHSFTAAAVNAVGTSAVTSAHTSWAYEAPEISNATATPVYRHGGNDRGRGIVSLAITAANDARAFRVAETGDVIARTGATTTAELKLAPGAQTITLVPVSQFQPPTGGGNEGASYPVSVTVAGAPYFDPAQTQATAVSNTAVNVSGISPQANGSTEPLEVTYLAWRSGRATCSADDSGDLTVFGAEVASPSPSLQGLEAYQAYNVKACVSNGYGVAESSTARVFTFTFVDGPGGDTTYRISEQPTRQGDRYTYPLASAPSIDVEPGFVAQYQMYGSWRGDFTLSAAASPGQVRARACHATETDRCSNTVNITATTAPTIVEVDFAPCLSPTDPSEAVSVSAAARGSYRVTAAEAADAPGSFDVTLSWNGAYATLSPITRRMPGCP; this is encoded by the coding sequence ATGGCGCGGGGGCAGGCGCAGCCGACCGCGCCCGCACGCTCTCGTGGGCGCCTGATCGCGGGCATCGCCGGCGCCGTCTCCGTGCTCGTCGTCATCGTGCTCGCCGTCACCGCGCAGGGATACCAGGCGCAGGAAGTCCCCCGGCTCGAGTCGTCGGTGTGGGTGCTGCGCGAGGCAGGGCAGTACGCCCGGGTCAACACCGAGCTCGCCGAGATCGACACGGTCCGCTCGGCGGAATCCCCCGAGGCGGTGTGGCAGAGCGGGCAGTCGGCGGTGCTGTTCAGCCAGGGCAGCAGGCAGCGGTGGGACATCGACCCTGCGAGCCCCGGCGATCTGCTCTCGGATGCCGGAGAGGACGGCGCTCCGTCGGCATCCGTCCCCACCCCGACCGGCACTCGACAGATCGTCTCTGCCGGATCCTTCGTCGCCTACCGCGCCGACACCGGCCAGGTGTCGGTGTCGTCACTCGACCGCGGAGCGGCCACGGCCCTCGTCGACCCGTTCGCCGAGGTCGAGGTGGAGGACGGGGAGGAGCGTCCGACCTACGTCGCTGACGCGATCGGCCTGTCACCTCGCGGCCTGCTTGCGATGTACTCGGCCGATGAGCGCGCCGTGCGCCTCTTCGACATCGACCGGCACCGCTTCATCGGCGATGCGTCCGCGCTCACGCGGGCGCCGGAGGGCGACGCCGACCTGGCTCTCACCGTCGTCGGCGAGCGCTGGGCGCTGCTGCAGCCCGGCGAGAGCCGCCTGTGGATCGCCGGCCGCGGCGACCCCGTCGAACTCGACATCGCCGACGACGCGGTGATGCAGGGCGGTGCCGCGCGCGGCGACGACGTGCTGATCGCCGACTCGATGGGGCTCGTGTCGGTCGCCTTGCGCGACGGCGACGTCGATCGCCTCGCTCAGGCGGAGGGCGTGCCCGCCCCTCCCGTCGTGGTCGGCTCGGCGCGACACGCGGCATGGGTCGGCGCGGAGTCGGGAACGCTGTGGTCCGACGGTGACGTCACCGCGCTGACCGTGCCGGACGGGGTTCTGGAGTCCGCCGACATCCAGCCTGTATTCCGGGCGAACGGCGACCGCGCGGTGCTCACCGAGGTCGCCACCGGGCTCATCTGGACGGCCCCGGACGGTCGACCTGTGCCGCTCGAACAGTGGGATGTCGACGACGAGACGCAGGAGCAGGAAGGGCGCGTCGTCGTCGAAGACGTCACCGAGCAGCTGCCCCCGGTGGCCGTGGACGACGCGTTCGGGGTGCGGCCGGGGGAGCAGGTCGTGCTCCCCGTCCTGCTGAACGATCACGACCCGAACCGCAAGGACGTGCTGACGATCGACGCGTCGTCCGTCGAGGGCGGGCTGGCCGACCCGGCCTTCGGCGAGCTGTCGCTGGTGGGCGACGGACAGTCGCTGGTGGTCGACGTGCGGGCGACGTCCGGACAGACGACCTTCAGCTATGCGGTGACCGACGGGGCGGCCGTGTCGCAGCCCGCCACCGTCACGCTCACTGTGGCAGCAGACGATGCGAACACGGCGCCGGTCTGGTGCGGCGTCGACGCCTGCCGGCAGGAGTGGCCGTCGCCCGAGCTGCTGCCCGGCGGCAGCACCATCGTGCCGGTGCTGTCGGGATGGGTCGATCCCGAGGGCGACCCCTTCGTTCTGAGCGACGCGTTCGAGGTCGATCCGGCCGCGCCCGTCATGGTCGTGCCCACAGCCGACGGGCGTGTGGCGATCCGCCACACCGACCCGAACGCGACGGATGCCGTGATCGCCGTGACCGTCGTCGTCGCCGATGCCCGCGGCGCCGCAGCCGACAAGACGCTCGAGGTGCGGGTGAGCGGCAGCCCTGCCATGCGGGCGATGCCGGTGGCGATCACCGCGCGCATCGGCGAGCCGCAGACCGTGCGCATCGGCGATCATGTCACCGGAGGATCCGGCTCGTACCGGCTCGTCGACGCCGTGCAGACCGCCGCAACCGCCGAGGGCATGACGGTGGTGCCGAACACGGCATCCGGCGAGGTCGAGGTGATCGTTCCGGAAGCCGGTCAGTACGTCGTCACCTACACCGCGCAGGACACGACGACCCAGGCCGAGCAGTCGGCGGTGATCCGGATCACCGCCGTCGACGGATCCGCCTCGCTGACGATGGCACCGCTCACCGTCTTCGTCCGTGAGGGTGAGGACACGACCGTCGACGTGCTGGGCGCCGTGCAGAACACGAGCGGGCGCGTGCTGATCCTCGCGGAAGCGGTCAGCTCGACCCCGCAGCTCACGGCGAACGTGGTCGGCAACGAGCGTCTCCGCGTCAGCGGCACGACCGCCGACGGTGAACCCGGCGTCATCGGAAAGGCCACGGTGACGGTGGCCGACGGATCGGGCGCGGCCGTCGAGGGAGCGGTCACGGTGTTCCTCGCTCCGCCGTCGACCGTCACCCGGCCGATCGCGTTCCCCGATGCGGTCACCGTGCGCGCCGGCGCCCTGACCCGTATCGACGTCACCGCGAACGACGTCGCGCCACGCGGCGAACCGCTGCTCGTGCGCCCCGACGTCAGCGGATCCGGTCAGGAGGGCGAGCTCGTCTTCGCCGACGGCGGCGCGCTGCGCTACCTCGCACCCGCCACACCGGGGACGTACCGGCTGACCTACGCGGTCTCGCTCGAACGCAGCCCCGACCTCTTCGACAGCGGCGCGGTGATGGTGACCGTCGTCCCCTCCGGCACCAACCGTGCACCGAATCCGCCGGCACTCACCGGACGCGTGCTCAGCGGACAGACCGTCTCACTCACCGTGCCGACGAACGGCGTCGATCCCGACGGCGACCGGGTCATCCTCGCGGCGGTGGAGCAGCCGGAGCGCGGTCGCGGGACGGCCACGATCTCGGCGGCGGGTGACGCGATCGTCTATCGGGCTCCTGCCGGCGGAGTCGAGGGCGGCCAGGTGACGTTCCGGTACTCGGTCCGCGACTCCCAGGGCGACGAGGGCTCGGGGCGGATCCGGATCGGCGTCCTCGACGCGCGGGTGACGGATGCCGCGCCGGTCGCCTACAGCGACTATGTCCGCGTCGAGGCCGACTCGGCGACGCCGGTGGTGATCCATCCGGCGGCGAACGACTCCGATCCCGCGCAGGGAGAGCTCGAGATCGTCGATCTCGTGCCCAACGCCCCCTCCGTGGCCGGCAACCCGCTGTACGCGCGACTCGACGCGCTCATCGATCGTGACACGTCGCTCGGCGACGGCCGGATCGTGCTGCGTGCGGGCGAGGTGGCGGGCACGAATTCGTACTTCTACACGGTGCGCTCGACCCGCACGGGCAGCACCGCGCAGGGACTCATCGTCGTGTCGGTCACCGACGGCGCCGTCGTCGACCAGCCGATCGTCTCCGACACGGTGCTCACCGCGCGCGACAGAGCGGAGCTCGCGTCGGGCGGAATCGACGTGCTCCGTGACCGTGTGCAGTGGGCGTCGGGAGAGGTGCGGTCGCTGAAGCTGAGCCTGTGGGGCGACGCCGACGGCTTCACCGTGAAGGGCAGTCGCATCGTCGGGACGGCGCCGGAGCGCGGCGCGCTCGTGCCGTTCCAGGTCTCCGGCACATCCCCCGCCGGTCGCGACGTCGCCGGATACGGATTTCTGCACATCCCCGCCTTCGACGACATGCGCGTGCAGCTGAAGCAGGGCATAGCACCCGTGATGGTCGACGAGGACGCGTCGAAGACCTTCGATGTGCGCGAGATGCTCGATCTGCCGGCATCCGACGAGGTCAGGATCGACGACGGACCGTTCCTCGCCCAGCGCAGGGCGGCCACCTGCACCGCCGGCTCGGGCACCTCAGCGACCTACACGGCCGGTCGCGAGGCCCCCTGGGCGGACACCTGCCTTGTGGCGGTGCGTCTCGACGGGCAGCGCACCTGGTCGTACGTCGACGTGCCGGTGGGCATCCGCCCGTCGGCACCGCAGCTGGTGCTGTCGTCGATCTCGCACACGGTCGCGCCCGGCGCCACGACCGACATCGACCTGTACGCCGGGATGGCCTCGTGGGAGGGCGGGCGCGAGGGCGATCGCTCATCGCTGGAGTACCGGATCGCCTACTCGGGGTCATCGTTCATCGTCAGCCAGAAGGGGGCCGTGCTGAGTGTCGAGGCGCGAGCGGACGCCCGCTCCGGCTCCGTCGAGCCGGTGACAGTGACCGTCGCCTCGGACGGCGAGCCGACGGCAGTGCTGCGCCTCGTCGTCGGGGCAGCACCCCCCGACGCCCCGCGCGGGGCGACCATCACCCGTCAGTGCGTGGTGACCAGCGGCGGATGCTCGATCGACGTCGTCGACGTGGCCGGCGAGTACGACCCGTTCGCAGGCAAGCCCGGCGCAGGGCTGAAGCTGGTCTCGCTGAGCGCGGGCGCCCGCTGCGACATCGCCGCGCTCTCGGCGGCAGGCGACCGCGCTGTCGCCGTCAGCTGGCCCGCCGGCGGGCAGGCGCCCGGCGGTCAGTGCACGGTGCCGTTCACGGTCGCGGATGCTCAGGGTCGCACCGGCGGCGGCACGCTCACACTCGACCTGCAGGGCTACCCCCAGGCACCGGCGAGCCTCACGACCATCGGGTTCGGTCGGTCGAGCGTCGAGCTGGAAGTCGCGCTCGGCGAAGCCGCGCGCGCGCATCCCGCTCTGACCGGGGTGACGATCCTTCGCGACGGCGCGCCGGCCGGCGCCGCCTGCCGCGCGGCGGGCAGTGCGTTCCGATGCACGGTGAACGGCCTGGTGAACGGGGTGCCGCACTCCTTCACCGCAGCGGCCGTCAACGCCGTCGGCACATCCGCCGTCACCTCGGCGCACACCAGCTGGGCGTACGAGGCGCCCGAGATCTCGAACGCCACCGCGACCCCCGTGTACCGGCACGGCGGCAATGACCGCGGCAGAGGGATCGTCTCCCTGGCCATCACCGCCGCGAACGACGCCAGGGCTTTCCGCGTCGCAGAGACCGGTGACGTGATCGCGCGCACCGGAGCCACGACCACTGCGGAGCTGAAGCTGGCGCCAGGAGCGCAGACCATCACGCTCGTGCCGGTCAGCCAGTTCCAGCCGCCCACCGGCGGTGGCAACGAAGGGGCCTCGTACCCGGTGTCGGTGACCGTGGCCGGCGCGCCGTACTTCGACCCCGCCCAGACCCAGGCGACCGCCGTGTCGAACACCGCGGTGAACGTGTCGGGCATCTCGCCGCAGGCCAACGGCAGCACCGAGCCGCTCGAGGTCACGTACCTGGCGTGGCGATCGGGCCGGGCGACCTGCAGCGCCGACGACTCCGGCGACCTGACGGTCTTCGGGGCCGAGGTCGCGTCGCCCTCCCCGTCGCTGCAGGGGCTCGAGGCATACCAGGCCTACAACGTGAAGGCCTGCGTGTCGAACGGGTACGGCGTCGCCGAGTCGAGCACCGCGCGGGTGTTCACCTTCACCTTCGTCGACGGCCCCGGCGGCGACACCACCTACCGGATCAGCGAGCAGCCCACCCGTCAGGGCGACCGTTACACCTACCCGCTCGCCTCGGCGCCCTCGATCGACGTCGAGCCCGGCTTCGTGGCGCAGTACCAGATGTACGGATCGTGGCGCGGCGACTTCACGCTCAGCGCCGCCGCCTCCCCGGGCCAGGTTCGCGCGCGCGCATGCCACGCGACCGAGACCGACCGGTGCTCGAACACCGTGAACATCACCGCCACGACCGCGCCGACCATCGTCGAGGTCGACTTCGCGCCGTGCCTGTCGCCCACCGACCCGTCCGAGGCCGTGAGTGTCTCTGCTGCCGCGCGGGGCTCGTACCGTGTCACGGCGGCCGAGGCGGCCGACGCACCGGGCTCGTTCGACGTGACCCTCTCGTGGAACGGCGCCTACGCGACGCTGTCGCCGATCACCCGGAGGATGCCCGGATGCCCGTGA
- a CDS encoding serine/threonine-protein kinase, producing the protein MAKRITSPPPTLAGYSYVRPLGSGGFADVFLYEQDMPRRVAAVKVLLADAVNPEVLRAFNAEADISARLSAHPSIVTIYQASISADGRPYFAMEYCPDTMSARYRKGPLPLAEVLDTGVRIAGALETVHRAGLLHRDIKPSNVLINSLGSPVLADFGIAAAVVDAGESDVFAMSVPWSSPEVLQERVTGSVPSEVWSLAATLYTLLAGRSPFELPDRESNARDQLRQRIIRARYTPIPVAGMPPIIDQLLATAMHRDPAQRFGSMSAFADRLRWAQYELGIAPTAFEAASAEWAAAAPVSFADAGHRGPVITTVAPDSRRAARAEKQRASLRERDDLPSGPRARSPWVAGVIGALVGAAAIAAVGVVMLTLTGIL; encoded by the coding sequence GTGGCGAAGCGCATCACGTCGCCGCCTCCCACGCTGGCCGGCTACAGCTACGTGCGGCCGCTCGGCTCGGGCGGGTTCGCCGACGTCTTCCTGTACGAGCAGGACATGCCTCGCCGCGTCGCCGCGGTGAAGGTGCTGCTCGCCGACGCGGTGAACCCCGAGGTGCTCCGCGCGTTCAACGCCGAAGCCGACATCTCGGCGCGGCTCAGCGCGCATCCCTCGATCGTCACGATCTATCAGGCATCGATCTCGGCCGACGGTCGCCCGTACTTCGCGATGGAGTACTGCCCCGACACGATGAGCGCCCGCTATCGGAAGGGGCCGCTGCCCCTCGCCGAGGTGCTCGACACGGGGGTGCGCATCGCCGGCGCGCTCGAGACCGTGCACCGCGCGGGACTGCTGCACCGCGACATCAAGCCGTCGAACGTGCTGATCAACTCGCTCGGCTCCCCCGTGCTCGCCGACTTCGGCATCGCCGCCGCTGTGGTGGATGCCGGTGAGAGCGACGTCTTCGCGATGTCGGTGCCGTGGAGCTCACCCGAGGTGCTGCAGGAGCGGGTGACCGGGTCGGTGCCCAGCGAGGTGTGGAGCCTTGCGGCGACTCTGTACACCCTGCTCGCCGGACGCAGCCCGTTCGAACTGCCCGACCGGGAGTCCAACGCCCGCGATCAGCTGCGACAGCGCATCATCCGTGCGCGCTACACGCCGATCCCGGTCGCAGGCATGCCCCCGATCATCGATCAGCTGCTCGCGACGGCCATGCATCGTGACCCGGCGCAGCGGTTCGGGTCGATGTCAGCCTTCGCCGATCGTCTGCGCTGGGCGCAGTACGAGCTCGGCATCGCACCGACCGCGTTCGAAGCGGCATCCGCCGAGTGGGCGGCGGCCGCTCCGGTCAGCTTCGCGGATGCCGGTCATCGCGGCCCCGTGATCACCACCGTCGCCCCCGATTCCCGTCGTGCCGCTCGCGCTGAGAAGCAGCGTGCGAGCCTGCGCGAGCGAGACGATCTCCCGTCCGGCCCGCGAGCGCGCTCGCCATGGGTGGCCGGTGTCATCGGAGCGCTCGTCGGGGCGGCGGCGATCGCGGCGGTGGGGGTCGTCATGCTCACCCTGACCGGGATCCTCTGA
- a CDS encoding DNA-3-methyladenine glycosylase I, protein MASLLTASDGRARCAWVGDDAEYRRYHDEEWGRPLHGDRALFEKMALEGFQAGLSWITILRKRPRFREVFAGFDPAAVAAFGADDVERLMTDAGIIRNRAKIDATISNAALVRDMADGELDALMWSFAPQASRPRPREFADVPAVTAESMALSKALRARGFRFVGPTTMYALMQSSGMVDDHVEGCWRAA, encoded by the coding sequence ATGGCATCCCTCCTCACTGCGTCCGACGGACGCGCCCGCTGCGCCTGGGTGGGCGACGACGCCGAGTACCGGCGCTATCACGACGAGGAGTGGGGTCGCCCGCTGCACGGCGATCGGGCGCTGTTCGAGAAGATGGCGCTCGAGGGGTTCCAGGCCGGGCTCAGCTGGATCACCATCCTGCGAAAGCGCCCGCGCTTCCGCGAGGTGTTCGCCGGCTTCGACCCCGCTGCGGTCGCCGCGTTCGGCGCCGACGACGTCGAACGGCTGATGACGGATGCCGGGATCATCCGCAACCGGGCGAAGATCGACGCCACCATCTCGAACGCCGCGCTGGTGCGCGACATGGCAGACGGTGAACTGGATGCGCTGATGTGGTCGTTCGCGCCGCAGGCATCCCGCCCCCGCCCTCGCGAGTTCGCAGACGTGCCCGCGGTCACGGCCGAATCGATGGCGCTCAGCAAGGCGCTGCGCGCCCGGGGCTTCCGCTTCGTCGGGCCGACGACCATGTACGCGCTGATGCAGTCATCCGGCATGGTCGACGACCACGTCGAAGGATGCTGGCGAGCGGCGTGA